Proteins found in one Quercus robur chromosome 2, dhQueRobu3.1, whole genome shotgun sequence genomic segment:
- the LOC126716054 gene encoding uncharacterized protein LOC126716054 isoform X1: MDVKVASDYYPVEEDGKQLKRLSNTTGGPVGSGDAVANANTNRLRGWPHYPVVEDVKGASDYYPVVEEDGKQLKRLSNTTGGPVGSGDAVANVNTNRLRGWHHSSRIIRVSRASGGKDRHSKVWTSKGLRDRRVRLSVGTAIQFYDLQDRLGYDQPSKAVDWLIRAAADPISELPSLRSPFPDTPNQLRDEKHASEQIFDSADVELDNDPNFQQNKSQHLSRSKSSWNSASGDSESSGLSLSRSEIRVKARERARERAAKEKEKENCISNNSLEIPQSSSLLSLPPEYKKSLEAEPAKEMDLMELTADDGMDRESQACMEQELGNAAYTKNDFDAAIAHYTKVMELDNGNISCLMNRAVAYLAMGQYDECIKDCDKAVERGRQLKSDSKMIAISLTRKGIALVKMAKLSKDYDTAIETFQKALLEHRIPCTLKKLNDAKKAKRELEQREYFDTKLADEEHEEASGEASVSSSGNQSQPLKPTTNKNQCLLGMPDPDVEVVAVSPKTLLAMNEFVCEICKKGFKREQNLQLHRRGHNLSGKPSQRSSKDVKKKVYMCPEPSCVHHDPSRALGDLMGIKKHFCRKHSEKKWKCNKCSKKYAVWSDWRAHSKICGTREYKCDCGTLFSRKDSFIKHRVFCDALAEGSARAQTQPVVNPNSKLETKIQAVDDQGRSYSPSWLFKNLHNTPLNPNPGLVSTVDSSPPTPALARAQARLAPPQSTGVISLVLPIKSPEETSENEIASEHHGMEIDIEEVKMNDSSEQKEFEIEEIGNEASQTRQPAVIQVEDMQLQASSTLKPQRVLFDVNAVNILKSSGLMQSQIEDVEMKSEASGCFLMQGGLGLIMPPKDDDWKNAKEIYLMDNELSILPENPRCPNLSALFLPRNYKLRTIPPSFFDHMPALQILNLSRTSIKSLPDSIIKLVSLKRLFLNNCHRLMTLSPKVGDHKQLEVIDLEGAKIMDLPMEIKELTNLKCLEVSFYGYISNGNGKKAMQSNAVVPCGVISALSLLEELNIDVNPDDERWDACAEDIVTEVCTLKRLETLKFYFPMVELLRHFQWNSLKLSHFRFTVGHHAKRIMSQVPCDVEFELERWEKCLKYINGVGVPGDIKKVLQHAVAFFLDRHATVKKLSDFGLRNMKQLKCCVMGECNEVQVIVDEADADEEDDTSKIVSDSYGTERIVLGSLEYLYIYYMKNLRSIWEGSVQKNSLFPLKSLTLRTCPQLTTIFTQGLLDNLCNLEELRVEDCPSIKSIVSCEISAEHKTSYFLPKLKKISLHYMPGLVSISGGLRIAPKLEWLSFYNCPNLKNPLIDEVFSQDLKKIKGERSWWEALEWSNGRPGYLDEIFVPIEARDF; the protein is encoded by the exons ATGGATGTGAAAGTGGCTTCCGATTACTACCCAGTTGAAGAAGATGGAAAACAGCTCAAAAGGCTTAGCAACACTACTGGTGGTCCAGTTGGAAGCGGCGACGCTGTTGCCAATGCCAATACCAACCGCCTTCGTGGCTGGCCCCACTACCCAGTTGTCGAAGATGTGAAAGGGGCTTCCGACTACTACCCAGTTGTTGAAGAAGATGGAAAACAGCTCAAAAGGCTTAGCAACACTACTGGTGGTCCAGTTGGAAGCGGCGACGCTGTTGCCAATGTCAATACCAACCGCCTTCGTGGCTGGCACCACTCTTCCAGAATCATTAGGGTTTCCCGGGCATCAGGTGGCAAAGATCGCCACAGCAAGGTCTGGACATCCAAGGGTTTAAGAGACCGCAGGGTTAGGTTGTCTGTCGGTACTGCCATTCAGTTCTATGACCTTCAGGATCGGCTTGGTTATGACCAACCTAGCAAAGCTGTGGATTGGCTAATAAGAGCAGCTGCGGATCCCATTTCTGAGCTTCCTTCATTGAGAAGCCCTTTTCCTGATACCCCTAATCAATTGAGAGACGAGAAGCATGCGAGTGAACAAATCTTTGATTCAGCTGATGTGGAGTTAGATAATGACCCCAATTTTCAGCAGAATAAAAGCCAGCATCTTTCTAGGTCTAAGTCCTCTTGGAACAGCGCCTCCGGGGACAGTGAAAGCTCCGGATTGTCTCTCTCACGGTCTGAAATCCGTGTCAAGGCGCGTGAGCGGGCGAGGGAGAGAGCGgcgaaagagaaagagaaggaaaattgCATTTCAAACAATAGTCTCG AGATTCCTCAGTCTTCATCTTTGCTGTCACTGCCGCCAGAGTACAAGAAAAGCTTAGAGGCTGAGCCGGCAAAGGAAATGGATCTGATGGAGTTGACAGCAGATGACGGGATGGATAGGGAGTCGCAGGCATGTATGGAACAAGAATTGGGCAATGCAGCATACACTAAGAATGATTTTGATGCTGCAATTGCGCATTATACCAAGGTGATGGAGTTGGACAATGGGAACATTTCGTGTCTCATGAATCGGGCTGTTGCTTATCTAGCAATGGGACAG taTGATGAATGTATTAAAGATTGTGACAAGGCTGTTGAAAGGGGAAGGCAGCTTAAATCAGACTCTAAGATGATAGCAATATCTTTGACTAGGAAAGGAATTGCCCTGGTGAAAATGGCAAAACTCTCAAAGGATTATGATACTGCTATTGAGACTTTCCAGAAAGCTCTCTTAGAGCATCGCATCCCATGCACATTGAAGAAACTAAATGATGCTAAAAAAGCAAAGAGGGAACTAGAGCAGAGAGAATACTTTGATACAAAATTAGCTGATGAGGAACATGAGGAAG CTTCAGGGGAAGCCAGTGTCTCTTCCTCTGGCAATCAAAGTCAACCTTTAAAGCCAACCACTAACAAAAACCAATGCCTTCTTGGAATGCCAG ATCCAGATGTGGAGGTGGTTGCTGTGTCTCCAAAGACCCTATTGGCGATGAATGAATTTGTTTGTGAAATTTGCAAGAAAGGGTTTAAGAGGGAACAGAATCTGCAGCTTCATCGGCGAGGCCACAATCTTTCTGGGAAGCCAAGTCAGAGGTCAAGCAAGGATGTGAAAAAGAAGGTGTACATGTGTCCAGAGCCATCATGTGTGCACCATGATCCATCAAGAGCTCTGGGCGATCTCATGGGGATAAAGAAGCATTTCTGTAGGAAACACAGCGAGAAGAAGTGGAAATGCAATAAGTGCTCCAAGAAGTACGCGGTATGGTCTGATTGGAGAGCCCATTCCAAGATTTGTGGCACTAGGGAGTACAAATGCGACTGTGGGACTTTGTTCTCCag gaAGGATAGCTTTATCAAGCACCGGGTTTTCTGTGATGCTTTGGCAGAAGGGAGCGCTAGAGCTCAGACTCAACCAGTAGTGAATCCAAATTCAAAGCTGGAAACCAAAATTCAAGCAGTTGATGATCAAGGACGAAGCTACAGCCCCTCCTGGCTTTTCAAAAATCTCCATAACA cccccctcaatccaaatccTGGCTTAGTCTCTACAGTTGATTCATCTCCACCAACGCCAGCACTTGCTCGAGCTCAAGCTCGACTAGCTCCCCCACAGTCAACTGGTGTAATATCCTTGGTTTTGCCAATCAAGAGTCCAG aagaaacaagtgaaaatgAAATAGCGTCAGAGCATCATGGTATGGAGATTGATATCGAAGAAGTTAAGATGAATGATTCAAGTGAACAAAaggaatttgaaattgaagaaaTTGGGAATGAAGCTTCACAAACAAGACAACCAGCTGTCATACAGGTTGAGGATATGCAACTGCAAGCATCAAGTACTCTGAAACCTCAAAGAGTGTTGTTTGATGTCAATGCAGTTAATATCCTTAAATCTAGTGGGCTGATGCAATCTCAGATTGAAGACGTTGAGATGAAATCTGAAGCAAGTGGATGTTTTCTCATGCAGGGTGGTTTAGGATTAATTATGCCGCCAAAGGATGACGATTGGAAGAATGCCAAAGAGATTTACTTGATGGACAACGAGTTGTCCATTTTACCTGAGAATCCAAGGTGTCCCAATCTGTCAGCTCTGTTCCTTCCCAGAAACTACAAATTGAGAACGATTCCTCCATCATTTTTTGATCACATGCCAGCCCTTCAAATCCTGAACTTATCCAGGACTAGTATCAAGTCATTGCCTGATTCCATTATCAAATTGGTAAGCCTCAAAAGACTGTTTCTAAATAATTGTCATCGTCTCATGACATTGTCACCAAAAGTTGGAGATCACAAGCAGCTTGAGGTTATTGATCTTGAAGGGGCAAAGATTATGGATTTACCTATGGAGATTAAGGAGTTGACTAATCTGAAATGCTTGGAAGTTTCATTTTATGGATATATTAGTAATGGCAATGGCAAGAAAGCCATGCAATCAAATGCAGTGGTTCCTTGTGGGGTAATTTCTGCATTGTCTCTGTTAGAGGAGTTGAATATTGATGTGAATCCAGATGACGAGCGGTGGGATGCATGTGCGGAAGATATTGTTACTGAAGTATGTACCTTAAAGAGGTTGGAAACtcttaagttttattttccAATGGTGGAACTTTTGAGGCACTTTCAGTGGAATAGCCTAAAGCTGTCTCATTTCAGATTTACTGTTGGTCACCATGCTAAGCGCATTATGTCTCAAGTCCCATGTGATGTTGAGTTTGAGCTGGAACGATGGGAGAAATGTTTGAAATACATAAACGGTGTGGGTGTCCCTGGAGATATTAAGAAGGTACTCCAACATGCAGTGGCATTTTTCTTGGACAGGCATGCGACTGTTAAGAAGCTATCCGATTTTGGGCTTAGAAATATGAAGCAACTAAAATGCTGTGTCATGGGGGAATGTAATGAGGTCCAAGTGATTGTAGATGAAGCAGATgctgatgaagaagatgatacCAGCAAAATAGTATCTGATTCATATGGTACTGAAAGAATTGTTCTAGGATCTCTTGAAtacctttatatatattatatgaagAATTTAAGGAGCATATGGGAAGGGTCAGTACAGAAGAATTCTTTATTTCCTCTCAAGTCCTTGACATTGCGCACATGTCCCCAGTTGACCACTATTTTCACACAAGGGTTGCTTGATAACCTATGCAACTTAGAAGAGCTTAGAGTTGAAGACTGTCCCTCCATCAAAAGCATAGTAAGCTGCGAAATCTCTGCTGAGC ATAAAACCTCTTATTTTCTCCCAAAATTGAAGAAGATTTCACTTCATTACATGCCTGGATTAGTTAGCATCTCTGGTGGTTTACGGATTGCGCCGAAGTTAGAATGGTTGAGTTTTTATAATTGCCCAAATCTTAAGAATCCATTAATCGATGAAGTATTTAGTCAAGatttgaaaaagataaaggGTGAGAGGAGTTGGTGGGAAGCATTGGAGTGGAGCAACGGTCGTCCGG
- the LOC126716054 gene encoding uncharacterized protein LOC126716054 isoform X2 — protein sequence MDVKVASDYYPVEEDGKQLKRLSNTTGGPVGSGDAVANANTNRLRGWPHYPVVEDVKGASDYYPVVEEDGKQLKRLSNTTGGPVGSGDAVANVNTNRLRGWHHSSRIIRVSRASGGKDRHSKVWTSKGLRDRRVRLSVGTAIQFYDLQDRLGYDQPSKAVDWLIRAAADPISELPSLRSPFPDTPNQLRDEKHASEQIFDSADVELDNDPNFQQNKSQHLSRSKSSWNSASGDSESSGLSLSRSEIRVKARERARERAAKEKEKENCISNNSLEIPQSSSLLSLPPEYKKSLEAEPAKEMDLMELTADDGMDRESQACMEQELGNAAYTKNDFDAAIAHYTKVMELDNGNISCLMNRAVAYLAMGQYDECIKDCDKAVERGRQLKSDSKMIAISLTRKGIALVKMAKLSKDYDTAIETFQKALLEHRIPCTLKKLNDAKKAKRELEQREYFDTKLADEEHEEASGEASVSSSGNQSQPLKPTTNKNQCLLGMPDPDVEVVAVSPKTLLAMNEFVCEICKKGFKREQNLQLHRRGHNLSGKPSQRSSKDVKKKVYMCPEPSCVHHDPSRALGDLMGIKKHFCRKHSEKKWKCNKCSKKYAVWSDWRAHSKICGTREYKCDCGTLFSRKDSFIKHRVFCDALAEGSARAQTQPVVNPNSKLETKIQAVDDQGRSYSPSWLFKNLHNTPLNPNPGLVSTVDSSPPTPALARAQARLAPPQSTGVISLVLPIKSPEETSENEIASEHHGMEIDIEEVKMNDSSEQKEFEIEEIGNEASQTRQPAVIQVEDMQLQASSTLKPQRVLFDVNAVNILKSSGLMQSQIEDVEMKSEASGCFLMQGGLGLIMPPKDDDWKNAKEIYLMDNELSILPENPRCPNLSALFLPRNYKLRTIPPSFFDHMPALQILNLSRTSIKSLPDSIIKLVSLKRLFLNNCHRLMTLSPKVGDHKQLEVIDLEGAKIMDLPMEIKELTNLKCLEVSFYGYISNGNGKKAMQSNAVVPCGVISALSLLEELNIDVNPDDERWDACAEDIVTEVCTLKRLETLKFYFPMVELLRHFQWNSLKLSHFRFTVGHHAKRIMSQVPCDVEFELERWEKCLKYINGVGVPGDIKKVLQHAVAFFLDRHATVKKLSDFGLRNMKQLKCCVMGECNEVQVIVDEADADEEDDTSKIVSDSYGTERIVLGSLEYLYIYYMKNLRSIWEGSVQKNSLFPLKSLTLRTCPQLTTIFTQGLLDNLCNLEELKVEDCPSIKSIVCCDIPAEHKTSYFLPKLKKISLHYMPGLVSISGGLRIAPKLEWLSFYNCPNLKNPLIDEVFSQDLKKIKGERSWWEALEWSNGRPGYLDEIFVPIEARDF from the exons ATGGATGTGAAAGTGGCTTCCGATTACTACCCAGTTGAAGAAGATGGAAAACAGCTCAAAAGGCTTAGCAACACTACTGGTGGTCCAGTTGGAAGCGGCGACGCTGTTGCCAATGCCAATACCAACCGCCTTCGTGGCTGGCCCCACTACCCAGTTGTCGAAGATGTGAAAGGGGCTTCCGACTACTACCCAGTTGTTGAAGAAGATGGAAAACAGCTCAAAAGGCTTAGCAACACTACTGGTGGTCCAGTTGGAAGCGGCGACGCTGTTGCCAATGTCAATACCAACCGCCTTCGTGGCTGGCACCACTCTTCCAGAATCATTAGGGTTTCCCGGGCATCAGGTGGCAAAGATCGCCACAGCAAGGTCTGGACATCCAAGGGTTTAAGAGACCGCAGGGTTAGGTTGTCTGTCGGTACTGCCATTCAGTTCTATGACCTTCAGGATCGGCTTGGTTATGACCAACCTAGCAAAGCTGTGGATTGGCTAATAAGAGCAGCTGCGGATCCCATTTCTGAGCTTCCTTCATTGAGAAGCCCTTTTCCTGATACCCCTAATCAATTGAGAGACGAGAAGCATGCGAGTGAACAAATCTTTGATTCAGCTGATGTGGAGTTAGATAATGACCCCAATTTTCAGCAGAATAAAAGCCAGCATCTTTCTAGGTCTAAGTCCTCTTGGAACAGCGCCTCCGGGGACAGTGAAAGCTCCGGATTGTCTCTCTCACGGTCTGAAATCCGTGTCAAGGCGCGTGAGCGGGCGAGGGAGAGAGCGgcgaaagagaaagagaaggaaaattgCATTTCAAACAATAGTCTCG AGATTCCTCAGTCTTCATCTTTGCTGTCACTGCCGCCAGAGTACAAGAAAAGCTTAGAGGCTGAGCCGGCAAAGGAAATGGATCTGATGGAGTTGACAGCAGATGACGGGATGGATAGGGAGTCGCAGGCATGTATGGAACAAGAATTGGGCAATGCAGCATACACTAAGAATGATTTTGATGCTGCAATTGCGCATTATACCAAGGTGATGGAGTTGGACAATGGGAACATTTCGTGTCTCATGAATCGGGCTGTTGCTTATCTAGCAATGGGACAG taTGATGAATGTATTAAAGATTGTGACAAGGCTGTTGAAAGGGGAAGGCAGCTTAAATCAGACTCTAAGATGATAGCAATATCTTTGACTAGGAAAGGAATTGCCCTGGTGAAAATGGCAAAACTCTCAAAGGATTATGATACTGCTATTGAGACTTTCCAGAAAGCTCTCTTAGAGCATCGCATCCCATGCACATTGAAGAAACTAAATGATGCTAAAAAAGCAAAGAGGGAACTAGAGCAGAGAGAATACTTTGATACAAAATTAGCTGATGAGGAACATGAGGAAG CTTCAGGGGAAGCCAGTGTCTCTTCCTCTGGCAATCAAAGTCAACCTTTAAAGCCAACCACTAACAAAAACCAATGCCTTCTTGGAATGCCAG ATCCAGATGTGGAGGTGGTTGCTGTGTCTCCAAAGACCCTATTGGCGATGAATGAATTTGTTTGTGAAATTTGCAAGAAAGGGTTTAAGAGGGAACAGAATCTGCAGCTTCATCGGCGAGGCCACAATCTTTCTGGGAAGCCAAGTCAGAGGTCAAGCAAGGATGTGAAAAAGAAGGTGTACATGTGTCCAGAGCCATCATGTGTGCACCATGATCCATCAAGAGCTCTGGGCGATCTCATGGGGATAAAGAAGCATTTCTGTAGGAAACACAGCGAGAAGAAGTGGAAATGCAATAAGTGCTCCAAGAAGTACGCGGTATGGTCTGATTGGAGAGCCCATTCCAAGATTTGTGGCACTAGGGAGTACAAATGCGACTGTGGGACTTTGTTCTCCag gaAGGATAGCTTTATCAAGCACCGGGTTTTCTGTGATGCTTTGGCAGAAGGGAGCGCTAGAGCTCAGACTCAACCAGTAGTGAATCCAAATTCAAAGCTGGAAACCAAAATTCAAGCAGTTGATGATCAAGGACGAAGCTACAGCCCCTCCTGGCTTTTCAAAAATCTCCATAACA cccccctcaatccaaatccTGGCTTAGTCTCTACAGTTGATTCATCTCCACCAACGCCAGCACTTGCTCGAGCTCAAGCTCGACTAGCTCCCCCACAGTCAACTGGTGTAATATCCTTGGTTTTGCCAATCAAGAGTCCAG aagaaacaagtgaaaatgAAATAGCGTCAGAGCATCATGGTATGGAGATTGATATCGAAGAAGTTAAGATGAATGATTCAAGTGAACAAAaggaatttgaaattgaagaaaTTGGGAATGAAGCTTCACAAACAAGACAACCAGCTGTCATACAGGTTGAGGATATGCAACTGCAAGCATCAAGTACTCTGAAACCTCAAAGAGTGTTGTTTGATGTCAATGCAGTTAATATCCTTAAATCTAGTGGGCTGATGCAATCTCAGATTGAAGACGTTGAGATGAAATCTGAAGCAAGTGGATGTTTTCTCATGCAGGGTGGTTTAGGATTAATTATGCCGCCAAAGGATGACGATTGGAAGAATGCCAAAGAGATTTACTTGATGGACAACGAGTTGTCCATTTTACCTGAGAATCCAAGGTGTCCCAATCTGTCAGCTCTGTTCCTTCCCAGAAACTACAAATTGAGAACGATTCCTCCATCATTTTTTGATCACATGCCAGCCCTTCAAATCCTGAACTTATCCAGGACTAGTATCAAGTCATTGCCTGATTCCATTATCAAATTGGTAAGCCTCAAAAGACTGTTTCTAAATAATTGTCATCGTCTCATGACATTGTCACCAAAAGTTGGAGATCACAAGCAGCTTGAGGTTATTGATCTTGAAGGGGCAAAGATTATGGATTTACCTATGGAGATTAAGGAGTTGACTAATCTGAAATGCTTGGAAGTTTCATTTTATGGATATATTAGTAATGGCAATGGCAAGAAAGCCATGCAATCAAATGCAGTGGTTCCTTGTGGGGTAATTTCTGCATTGTCTCTGTTAGAGGAGTTGAATATTGATGTGAATCCAGATGACGAGCGGTGGGATGCATGTGCGGAAGATATTGTTACTGAAGTATGTACCTTAAAGAGGTTGGAAACtcttaagttttattttccAATGGTGGAACTTTTGAGGCACTTTCAGTGGAATAGCCTAAAGCTGTCTCATTTCAGATTTACTGTTGGTCACCATGCTAAGCGCATTATGTCTCAAGTCCCATGTGATGTTGAGTTTGAGCTGGAACGATGGGAGAAATGTTTGAAATACATAAACGGTGTGGGTGTCCCTGGAGATATTAAGAAGGTACTCCAACATGCAGTGGCATTTTTCTTGGACAGGCATGCGACTGTTAAGAAGCTATCCGATTTTGGGCTTAGAAATATGAAGCAACTAAAATGCTGTGTCATGGGGGAATGTAATGAGGTCCAAGTGATTGTAGATGAAGCAGATgctgatgaagaagatgatacCAGCAAAATAGTATCTGATTCATATGGTACTGAAAGAATTGTTCTAGGATCTCTTGAAtacctttatatatattatatgaagAATTTAAGGAGCATATGGGAAGGGTCAGTACAGAAGAATTCTTTATTTCCTCTCAAGTCCTTGACATTGCGCACATGTCCCCAGTTGACCACTATTTTCACACAAGGGTTGCTTGATAAC CTATGCAACTTAGAAGAGCTTAAAGTTGAAGACTGCCCCTCTATCAAAAGCATAGTATGTTGCGACATTCCTGCTGAGCATAAAACCTCTTATTTTCTCCCAAAATTGAAGAAGATTTCACTTCATTACATGCCTGGATTAGTTAGCATCTCTGGTGGTTTACGGATTGCGCCGAAGTTAGAATGGTTGAGTTTTTATAATTGCCCAAATCTTAAGAATCCATTAATCGATGAAGTATTTAGTCAAGatttgaaaaagataaaggGTGAGAGGAGTTGGTGGGAAGCATTGGAGTGGAGCAACGGTCGTCCGG